In Ignavibacteriales bacterium, the following proteins share a genomic window:
- a CDS encoding transposase: MKPFSRKPPRWQDPNSLYFLTFCTFNRQQLLHKNQIPEYLIEELRFYSKKLKDIIAFTIMPDHIHLLVEIKTVLSMSVFLRDFKKFTSHEIMRHGIEKHVWQRGTMDHCIRISLENKDFENHLSYIFSNSWKHLGIKPKDFPYHNFREIVKKGWLKDVFCDFDAPKEFDRYE; the protein is encoded by the coding sequence ATGAAACCGTTTTCGAGAAAACCTCCAAGATGGCAAGATCCTAATTCTTTATATTTTCTCACGTTTTGCACTTTTAATCGACAACAACTTCTTCATAAAAATCAAATTCCGGAATATCTTATCGAAGAATTACGATTCTATTCGAAGAAGCTTAAGGATATAATAGCATTTACTATTATGCCCGATCACATTCATCTCTTGGTAGAAATTAAAACTGTTCTATCAATGTCCGTGTTTTTGAGAGACTTCAAGAAATTTACATCACATGAGATCATGAGGCATGGGATAGAAAAGCATGTCTGGCAGAGAGGAACGATGGACCATTGCATACGGATTTCATTAGAGAACAAGGATTTTGAAAATCATCTTTCTTATATCTTTTCAAATTCGTGGAAGCATCTTGGTATTAAACCCAAAGATTTTCCATATCATAATTTTCGTGAGATTGTTAAAAAAGGATGGCTCAAAGATGTTTTCTGCGACTTCGATGCGCCAAAGGAATTTGATAGATACGAGTAG